From one Eucalyptus grandis isolate ANBG69807.140 chromosome 9, ASM1654582v1, whole genome shotgun sequence genomic stretch:
- the LOC104446499 gene encoding LOW QUALITY PROTEIN: fe(2+) transport protein 1 (The sequence of the model RefSeq protein was modified relative to this genomic sequence to represent the inferred CDS: inserted 1 base in 1 codon) yields MSASPLKPTPILLLLLLLTFSLVVPPALSVAPEECTEESGDCVNKAKALPLKIIAIFSILITSVIGVCSPLLTRSIPALHPDRDLFSIVKCFAAGIILATGFMHVLPDSFDMLSSQCLEENPWHKFPFTGFVAMLSALVTLMVDSMSTSVYSQRNNVGAIPDSESGKGRDGDREMVTVTAAHSQXHGHHHGEAASSQLVRYRVVAMVLELGIVVHSVVIGLGMGASSNVCTIRGLVAALCFHQMFEGMGLGGCILQAEYKWPKKLVLAFFFAVTTPLGIALGIALSSSYRENSPHALITVGLLNASSAGLLIYMALVDLLAADFMGPKMQRSIKLQVKAYAAVFLGAGGMSLLAKWA; encoded by the exons ATGTCCGCTTCACCCCTCAAGCCCACccccatcctcctcctcctcctcctcctcacctTCTCTCTCGTCGTCCCGCCGGCGCTCTCCGTCGCGCCCGAGGAGTGCACCGAAGAATCCGGCGACTGCGTCAACAAGGCCAAGGCCCTGCCCCTCAAGATCATCGCCATCTTCTCCATCCTCATCACAAGTGTGATCGGTGTCTGCTCCCCGCTGCTCACCCGCTCGATCCCGGCCCTCCATCCCGACCGCGACCTCTTCTCCATCGTCAAGTGCTTCGCGGCGGGCATCATCCTCGCCACCGGGTTCATGCACGTGCTGCCCGACTCCTTCGATATGCTGTCCTCACAGTGCTTGGAGGAGAACCCTTGGCACAAGTTCCCGTTCACGGGTTTCGTCGCCATGCTGAGTGCACTCGTAACTCTGATGGTGGACTCGATGTCGACGAGTGTGTATAGCCAGCGGAACAACGTAGGCGCCATTCCCGATAGCGAGAGCGGCAAGGGCCGTGACGGTGACCGGGAGATGGTCACGGTGACCGCGGCACATTCGC GCCACGGCCACCACCACGGGGAGGCGGCGAGTTCTCAGCTGGTTCGATACCGGGTAGTTGCAATG GTGCTGGAGCTAGGAATAGTGGTACACTCAGTGGTGATAGGGCTTGGAATGGGAGCCTCAAGCAATGTGTGCACCATCAGAGGCCTTGTGGCTGCTCTTTGCTTCCATCAAATGTTTGAAGGCATGGGTCTTGGTGGTTGCATTCTTCAG GCAGAGTACAAGTGGCCAAAGAAGCTGGTGTTGGCGTTCTTCTTCGCAGTGACGACCCCTTTGGGGATTGCCCTAGGGATCGCGCTGTCGAGTAGTTACCGGGAGAACAGCCCGCATGCGCTCATCACAGTTGGCCTGCTCAACGCGTCATCCGCGGGACTCCTGATCTACATGGCCCTGGTCGACCTACTTGCCGCCGACTTCATGGGTCCAAAGATGCAGCGCAGCATCAAGCTCCAGGTCAAGGCCTATGCCGCCGTGTTCCTGGGTGCCGGTGGCATGTCTCTCCTGGCCAAATGGGCTTGA